In a single window of the Tautonia rosea genome:
- a CDS encoding PEP-CTERM sorting domain-containing protein: MKRARTFVLVVSLVVLLANATHATQIREVLVPPDNPGNAYTGTFYITPSMTTWAFGVGNDLIQDTAISGISSIDGLSARDHWISALIAKESWELGFDFDSIRPIGATPPSSFSIDTTEVDWLWGDSTSVAFYWLSEAGPDPDNPQAVLQPGTEYDAFKFFTSGPNSPFAAFSAPNGGTIITGETRTTIIPEPSTLILVALGGLGIVFARRRQRSR; this comes from the coding sequence ATGAAAAGAGCAAGAACATTCGTTCTCGTCGTATCCTTGGTCGTATTGCTCGCCAATGCGACGCATGCAACGCAGATCAGGGAGGTCCTCGTACCTCCGGACAACCCGGGGAACGCCTACACCGGGACCTTCTACATCACACCATCCATGACGACCTGGGCATTCGGGGTCGGCAACGACCTGATCCAGGACACGGCGATCTCCGGCATCTCCTCCATCGACGGCTTAAGCGCGCGAGACCATTGGATCTCCGCCCTGATCGCCAAGGAGAGTTGGGAATTGGGATTCGATTTCGATTCCATCCGGCCGATCGGCGCGACGCCTCCCTCGTCCTTCTCAATCGACACCACCGAGGTCGACTGGCTCTGGGGAGACAGTACCTCCGTCGCGTTCTACTGGCTGTCAGAAGCCGGCCCCGACCCCGACAACCCGCAGGCCGTGCTGCAACCAGGCACCGAGTACGACGCCTTCAAGTTCTTCACATCCGGCCCGAACTCTCCGTTCGCGGCGTTCAGCGCCCCCAACGGTGGAACGATCATCACGGGTGAGACCCGCACCACCATTATCCCCGAACCCTCGACCCTGATCCTCGTCGCGCTCGGCGGCCTCGGAATCGTCTTCGCCAGGCGTCGGCAACGGTCGCGCTAA